CAGACCCTGGCCGGCATCCGCGGGTCAGGGTCTGCTGCTATCTGGGGACGGCGTGTCGCAGCAACCAGGCAAGCAGCCAGACCTGAGCGGGTCCACGCCGGAAGGACTCGATGAATTTTATCGAGACGCGGGCGTCTTCTGGATGAGCACAGGGAAGCCTGGGCGGCCTACAACAAAGAGGAATCCATGCAGACTTCGAAGCTGATTGGTGTCCTGTTTTTGGGAATGAGCCTGGGAGCGTCGACCGCGTTCGCGGGCGAGCCGGCCAACAAGGCGGCGGGCATCAAGTTGAACTGCCCGGCGGGAAGCAGCCAGTTCGGTAACGCTGCCGATGGGCTTTATTGCCGCAAGACGGTATCGGCCGACGGATACAACGTCCCACACGGGCCGTACTCCGCGTACCATGAAGGCGGCAAGAAGAGCGTCGACGGCCAGTACGTCGATGGCTTCCGCAGCGGCACCTGGGTCTATTACGACAAGTCCGGCAACGTGACCGAGAAGATCCAGTTCAGCCGGGAGAACTACAACGGCAAGCGCGAGCAGTTCTTCGCCAACGGCAAGCCGCGGCTCGTCGAGGAGTACGTGGCGGGCAAGCGGCAAGGGCTCACCCAGGAGTTCTCCGAGGACGGTAAGGTCGTCCGTCAGACGCACTACCAAGACGGCCGGGAAGTCGCCGCCAAGTAGAGCATCCTGCTGGACAAGCAGGCAGGGCTCTCTCCTCAACAGGAGAGGGCCCTGTGTTTTTTGGGACTTCAAGCCCGGCGCATTGCCCTCCTGACCCAGGCTCGACTAGAAGCGCCGTTGTGAAGGTCGCCTCCCTCGTCCCCCAACTCCCTGATCTCCCGGTCCGCACCGTGGCGGAGATGGGGCTGCGGGAACTGGAGCGCCTCCGGCTGATTCTCCGGGGGGGCTCGGTCATCGACTGGCGGAGGATGCACTTCCAGTCCCGCGAGGAGGTCGACCAGTTCCTCCGGTTGTGCCAGCTCGACATCTCCCGGCCGTATGATGAGGCGTGGGCCCGGACCGTGCTGGCCGATGCGGTCGAGTACCTCCGGAAGACCTTCGATTACCGCGTCGCGGAGGTGGTTGCCCAACCGGAGGAGATCCACGATCTCTTCCTGTTCGCCTCCGGCATCAAGGGCCCGCCCAAGTACCGCCGGATTGCCTGCATCGTGCTGAAGGTCATGCACGTCATCCAGCACATCGAAGGGCGGGACCTGCTCTTCCGGCTGGCGGTGTCCGAGGCGGAGCTGGCGAACCTGGTGATGTCCAAGGTGATGGGGGTCGCTGAGGAAATCAAAGCCAAGGGGCTGCCCGTCGTGGAGTTTGCGCACTCCATCAAGACGCGCGACTCGCTGGTGACGAAGCTGATCGCCAAGAAGGAGACGGTGGCGGCACAGGTGTATGACCGCACCCGCTTCCGGATCATCACGAAGAGCCGGGAGGACATCCTTCCCATCCTGTATCTCCTGATACAGCGGCTGTTCCCGTTCAATTTCGTGGTTCCAGGCCAGACCGATAACTCGCTCATGCCGTTCAAGACGGTCCTGGCGGAGAACCCCCACTTCGAGCACTTCGCGGCACAGCTCCATCTGGATAGGGATTACGAAGCTCGCGAAGACCCAGCGGCCAATCAATTCTCAGGCAATACCTACCGGGCGCTCAACTTCGTGGTGGACATGCCTTTGAGGATGGATGGCTTTCTTCCCGCGCCTGAAGAGGACGGCCGCCCGCGAAAGGGGCGCATCGTCTTCACCTTGGTGGAGTTCCAGATCGTCGATGAAGAGACCTCCCGCCTCAACGAGGAGGGAGACAACGCCCACAAGCTGTACAAGCGCCGCCAGAAGCGCCGGGTCCTCCGGCGCCTGGCCAGAGGCCTCGTGGTGCCCAAGCGGAAGTAGGGGACCGTGAGGCCCCCGGGCCCTCCCTTACTTCTTCTTCCGGTTCTTCTTCTTGTTGGCCTTCTCGCGCTTGCGGCGCTCCTTGATGGCGTCGCGGTCCTCGGGCTTGCCGGCCGAGGGGGGCGCGTAGCCCATCAGGCGGGCCTTGGCCATCGCGGCCTGGCCCATGGGGGGCGTGTAGCCCGGGGCGATTTGCGGCATCTGCAGGGGCATGCCGCCCATGCCGCCCATGCCGCTCATGGCCTGCTGCAGCATCTTGTCCTTCCCGAGCACGCCCGACAGGTCCATGTTCTTGAGCTGGGAGAGCTGGCCCAGCTGCTTGAAGCCGGGGATGCGGCCCAGCAGGCCCGGGTTCTGGCCAATCGAGCCCATCACCTGCTGCATCATCCCGAACTTCTGGAGCAGGTCGCGCACGTCCTCCGGCTTGCGCCCGCTGCCCTTGGCGATGCGGTTGATGCGGCTGGCGTTGATCAGATCCGGACGCAGGCGCTCCTTCTGCGTCATCGAGTCGTACATCGCCTCGATCTTCGTGAGCTCCGTCTCGTCCGGATTGAGCTGCTCGGTCAGCTCCCCGAACAGCGGGAACTTCTCCAGCAGGTCCTTCAGCGGGCCCATCTTCCGCACCATGCGGATCTGCTCGACGAAGTCCTTCATCGAGAAGTTGCCCGACAGGAGCTTGAGCGCGTCCTCCTCGGCCCGCTTCTCGTCGACGACCTTCTCGAAGTCCTTCATCAGGCCGACGATGTCGCCGAAGCCCAGGATGCGGCCCGCGAGCCCCTCGGGCCGGAACTCCTCGAGCTTGTCCATCGACTCGCCCATGCCGAGGAACTTGATGGGCTTGCCCGTCACCTCCTTGATGGACAGCGCCGCGCCACCGCGCGCATCACCGT
This sequence is a window from Stigmatella aurantiaca. Protein-coding genes within it:
- a CDS encoding toxin-antitoxin system YwqK family antitoxin, whose translation is MQTSKLIGVLFLGMSLGASTAFAGEPANKAAGIKLNCPAGSSQFGNAADGLYCRKTVSADGYNVPHGPYSAYHEGGKKSVDGQYVDGFRSGTWVYYDKSGNVTEKIQFSRENYNGKREQFFANGKPRLVEEYVAGKRQGLTQEFSEDGKVVRQTHYQDGREVAAK
- a CDS encoding TIGR04552 family protein produces the protein MKVASLVPQLPDLPVRTVAEMGLRELERLRLILRGGSVIDWRRMHFQSREEVDQFLRLCQLDISRPYDEAWARTVLADAVEYLRKTFDYRVAEVVAQPEEIHDLFLFASGIKGPPKYRRIACIVLKVMHVIQHIEGRDLLFRLAVSEAELANLVMSKVMGVAEEIKAKGLPVVEFAHSIKTRDSLVTKLIAKKETVAAQVYDRTRFRIITKSREDILPILYLLIQRLFPFNFVVPGQTDNSLMPFKTVLAENPHFEHFAAQLHLDRDYEAREDPAANQFSGNTYRALNFVVDMPLRMDGFLPAPEEDGRPRKGRIVFTLVEFQIVDEETSRLNEEGDNAHKLYKRRQKRRVLRRLARGLVVPKRK
- the ffh gene encoding signal recognition particle protein, producing MLETVTKGFRSAKNRLAGKSELTPELVDESLRDIRVSLLEADVSFDVVKKFVSRVREKAVGEVVQTVITDKSGQKRKVSPADYFVKVCHDELEALMGPVDTSLKLKPKGQLSGIMMVGLQGSGKTTTTGKLASRLLQEGRKPLLVAADIYRPAAVDQLKVLGERLKVPVYFEPNVAPPELAVRGYAAAREQKCDVVLIDTAGRLAIDETLMTELESIKGNVHPDNILLVCDAMIGQDAVRTAAEFDRRLTLDGFILTKLDGDARGGAALSIKEVTGKPIKFLGMGESMDKLEEFRPEGLAGRILGFGDIVGLMKDFEKVVDEKRAEEDALKLLSGNFSMKDFVEQIRMVRKMGPLKDLLEKFPLFGELTEQLNPDETELTKIEAMYDSMTQKERLRPDLINASRINRIAKGSGRKPEDVRDLLQKFGMMQQVMGSIGQNPGLLGRIPGFKQLGQLSQLKNMDLSGVLGKDKMLQQAMSGMGGMGGMPLQMPQIAPGYTPPMGQAAMAKARLMGYAPPSAGKPEDRDAIKERRKREKANKKKNRKKK